In Desulfosporosinus youngiae DSM 17734, the genomic stretch AATTACTAACCCAATCTTATAGTTACTAATCTTACATCTTCCTTCTATTATAACAGATTATACCCAATTAGATATATTCACCGATCCCTTCACCTTTCAGACCAGCGGATTCACGATTTATATACGAAACTTGCTGATCCCTGCCTGAAGTTCCTGGGCCATCTGGGCAAGATTCTGGCTGGATGATGCAATCTCTTCCATCGAAGCCAATTGTTCTTCCGCCGCTCCGGAAGCTGTTTGAGATTCTCCTGCCGCAACTGAGCTTATGCTTTCAATCTCTCTCACAGATTCAACAATCCTTTGACTTCCACTTGTTACCTGCTGAATTTCCGATAAAATCCCTTTCAGCATTTCAGCTGATTGCTCAGACATGCTCGCAATTTCCTGGAAGGCAGTTCCTGCATCGTTAACTACTTCAGTGCCCACTTTCACTTCACAAGTACCTTCGGACATTGAGGATACAGCTTGTTTTGTTTCACTCTGTATCTCATCGATTAAAGGGGCTATTTCTTTAGCTGCCTCCTGGGATTGTTCAGCAAGCTTCCGCACTTCTTCCGCTACTACGGCAAAACCACGCCCCTGCTCTCCCGCTCTGGCGGCCTCGATAGCGGCATTCAAGGCCAGCAAATTAGTTTGTCCTGCGATATTTGAGATGGTATCCATTATCTGTCCGATCTCCATCGAACGTTCACCCAGCTTGGCAACAACCTGGGCGGAGGTACTAACCGTTTTTTCTATCTTTTCCATCTGACTAATCGCGATTTGTGCAGACCTCACTCCCACTTGCGCCGATAGCGCCGCCTTGCCCATTCCCACCGAAACCCCATTTAATTCAATGACTACGTGTTCCAGGTTGGACGACATTTGCCCTACTACTGCGGAAGAATCATTAACCGCCCCTAGTTGCCTTTCAGTTCCCTTGGCAACCTCTGCTACAGCCGCTGCGACTTGGCTTGAAGCCTGGGCCACCTGGTCCGCGCATGCTGTAAGTTCCTCCGATGAGGCCGCAACCTGTTGGCTATTCGTCTGAACCTCCCGAACCAAGTTCCGCAAATTGGTGGTCATGGCATTGGCCGCCACAGCGAGTTGTCCAATCTCATCGTCTGAAGTTACAGCAGTTTGGACTGTAAGATCTCCATTTGCGGCTTCCTTAACAGCATTAGTCACTGCAATAATTGGCTTTGTTATGCCTC encodes the following:
- a CDS encoding methyl-accepting chemotaxis protein; protein product: MKINLRKSLQIKITAILLMVVMLAIVIMASISIYFSNRNIKAEVYHKQRLLAESFQVIVKDYINQHKKVMELTAKLPVVKDMSAAELGNVNHRGVAENEDLEKRSLAKQLLEIYPSFAYFESFTPNKGISIMLEPYEVQQKISAEAYNNGFSSRDWFKGALTTRQGAYLSEAYISASIGRQVCALSVPIIDPSGEITGIWMAAIPLDTLSQMTNDLTFGETGHAYLIDKNGTLLAHSDTQVFGDQSALVSLQDTPIVQKALQEEKGSGTFYDPLTETEVLAYYSAIEGTDWKIIVEQDVNEALASSKQVQAIMILLGLGLVCLFSIVVYFVTRGITKPIIAVTNAVKEAANGDLTVQTAVTSDDEIGQLAVAANAMTTNLRNLVREVQTNSQQVAASSEELTACADQVAQASSQVAAAVAEVAKGTERQLGAVNDSSAVVGQMSSNLEHVVIELNGVSVGMGKAALSAQVGVRSAQIAISQMEKIEKTVSTSAQVVAKLGERSMEIGQIMDTISNIAGQTNLLALNAAIEAARAGEQGRGFAVVAEEVRKLAEQSQEAAKEIAPLIDEIQSETKQAVSSMSEGTCEVKVGTEVVNDAGTAFQEIASMSEQSAEMLKGILSEIQQVTSGSQRIVESVREIESISSVAAGESQTASGAAEEQLASMEEIASSSQNLAQMAQELQAGISKFRI